Within Colias croceus chromosome 10, ilColCroc2.1, the genomic segment ttccatACAGGTGAAAGAAGTCCGACCCTTTCCGAAACAGCGACGACAGCGCGCGCATCGAGCGTCAACGAAAATGGCGGAACGCTAAACAACATGACTAACTTCGAAAATAACATGATACGCAACACTCAAACGTTAAATCGAAGGACACAGAATAGTCACCCGTTAAATAACGCACTCGGGACATTACCGAgagtcaataataataatataaatggggGGTTATTAGCTGCGACGTTAGGGAGGAAAATAAATGGGAATAACCATAAGAAGAAGCCGCAGCCGATCATGGCGTATGATGAAATACCAGGGTTGCATAggtaattttaacataaaattaatttaactatttattcacattattttaaagatgTTGGTTTAGGAATTTTCCTTATTATTTGACTTTTCTTATTAGCAAATTCATTGTGATATTAACTTATtagattgaaataaaataaactacgaAGTTAAATTACTTTACATCCAGGAACTTTCAATAGTGCAATCTAGTATCtagagtttaatttaaaatatgtttagggTCGAAAACCTAGAACCATAAAGTTTCACAGTATATAAGATAAGCATGATTAACGCGAAGCCTTGTTTGGTTTCAACTAGATGgagctaaattaaatgtttacttTTCAAGATGTTTCCTAATTGATGCCAgacctttttttattaatcttaatcttaataatatatataaatctcgtgtcacaatgtttgtccttaatggactcctaaaccacttaaccgattataataaaattcgcacaccatgtgcagttcgaacttgagagataggatagtttaaatctcaaatcgttttagagaaagcgggcggtaagctagttgtaatataaaataactatatatatacctaatatttaatttcagagCATCAGATAACGACAACGTGACGTTTGGCAAACGCAACTTCTCTGGATTTTCCTACGACCAATCTCCAGTAGAAACCACAACTGAACTTTAAATagcaaattaatatataaatataaagtgatATTATCCGTCCGTTGCTAACACgtacttaaatataatgtgttcaacgaaatatattaaagaaatacGACTGAATACGTGCTTCAAACATAGTTATTATTGTGAATAACGAATTTTCTAGatgttttaattgtaatattacttAGCGAAGGCTAGTCGTATGAAATgtgcataataataaatgtaaataatagtGGCATTGTTCATGTATATTGTAAGGTACCTGAGGgtacaaatattttgtatataaatatttttattgtaataataaatttgcgCACTACACCTTGCCATTTTTCCTGAAATCTTGAATGTAAAATTGCATGCTTGctcatatttttgttttcttttttgaaatattttacatttatttatttttatgttaccttaattacagttttaatgtgtatacttatttttaatctttctTTACTGAAAAGTtactatttctttaattcgaatttcttaatttcaaatttcataGCATGTTTAAAATCGATATATTTGTCACAACATTGCCTTCATTGCGTTATCTGAAAATTCTATTATGAGTACGAATTTTGTGCCAGTTAtgattaaatgttttagttagatgaataaattaataatttagcataataaataatgctcATTTTTACCTGTGAATCAGGCTCCGAAGTGATTTGTGCCAAACAATATTGATGTCTAAAATcgtcttttatttattcattggcTAAGTTCTTAAATGTTACCTTgtagaaatttttattgtctagatggtttgtaaattttatatctcTGTTTCTATTTggaaatagatatattttgtaatatattacCGTCATTaagattgttttaatattttttggaataaaataatttttaatgaatttttgtgttttagtGACCTTTCATCTACCAACCTTCACAAATGTCAGTGTAAATGTGACTTAACAGGTATTTTTAAGGGCCTTAGCTAACAGAGCCAGAGTTGCTATACTTTTATGGGTAAAAAATTGGGTAATTTTACGAATCTAaaggtataaatattttataaagaatagaaaataaatatatattagtataaatattatataaatttatatttatgacgCTATTGAATACCATAAAACCCAAAATATCAAAGATTTTGACTAACTACAACTTACAAGATAATGAAGTCGAAAATTAGCAATAACTATGGCAACGTGTACTGTGAATAATATTCTTTTGAGCAAATAAAAGCtgaatcaatattttttaaaagactcatttttattcactCACTTGTTTAAGTATGGGTCTCCtttgaatgtatttttgtacAGTTAGGTAgaatattatcaaaaattaacttaaaactaataaaaggGCTTCGAAGGATCATTCATTGGCGAAAGGTTTGGACGGATCATTCAAcatcattttcttttattatggTACCTACAGTCTATatcggaaaatataaaaaatgcccTGCAATAATTGCAgatacttttaataaaaataaaatagcatcAGCAAACATCGAATTACCAGCCGTAAATAATCCGCACGCAAATCAAAGACAATATAAACGAACGAACAAAGCCTGAAAGTCGACAAAAAATTGattgtatgaaaaatgttttgtgtTCACACGACAGACAATGGCcgttaacaatttaaaaaaccgcatcgaGTGAATTCTTTTGACGGCGCCATTTCGAAACTCgtgtaagaatatttttttcgaaTTCACCGCGGCGTGTTCGCAGCAATTTACTTgcgtacatttttaaatttaatatctcTTTGTATCGCGGCCCCTAGCGGGCTTTACATCGCGTGGAATTACAGAAATGTCTAAAATACTGTGAAAATAcggtttgaaataaaatgggTTTGCACTGTGTACACGTTTGGATGTGTACCGATGTATTTTAGAAAACTCTAGCCTTAATACATTCGATCATGTTGGTGCTTTAGGTACACCGTACACGGGAATTAAATAGTGTGAATGGGGATTGGGGATAAAAGATAAAGGCTCTTTATATTGTTGTTTATATTAAGGACGGTAGATACAAACGGTAAACCTACTATCCTatctactaataattttattaaatgcgaaaatttgtgatggatggatggatgtttgttattatttgacgttaaaactactgaacttattacattcaaatttGGTacgtaggtagctgaagatcTAGAATAAGACATAGGTTATTTTTTGACgctggaaatcccacaggaacgagAACTACTCGTAggtatgtgggtttttctttgaacaCGAGGGCGAAGtagcgggcggaaatctagtacctaatataatataatttagtatattacaatatattttgtcaaataaatatcttaataaaaattcactttagtacctgaataaaaataagtagatacataggtacttagtataatatattataagaaaattacattcataaaaaaaagtcCCAGCGTAAATCATGCTGATTAGCTTTGAGCAACGAAATACAAACTTTGTAGCTAAATGCTTTTTGAGTAAATAAAAGGTAATTTATTCGTAACCATTAAATAAAAGATTGGACCTGCAAACTTTCTGCCTAACATTTTTCTGTCTgttgataaaaaaatcagGGACTACGCTTTTGTAAATATCATAGGGAATTGCTAAACTTTTTCGTACACAAATTGGAAAAAGTTTTGATAGGTAGGATAGATGAGTTACACGGGATAATCAGAGGAACAAAAAAATCGACCTCGAAcgatgtaaataaaaatctaaagaTAAGAAGGTTCTGATGGAAGGTGTAaaggtttataaatataaaaatattgtttattgaatGCATGacattgttaatttttgacCCAGTCTTCAAGAACTACTTTATGAATAGAAAACCTgcagtataattaattaggtacatcCTTTTCTAATATTCCATGTGAATACTAAAGCGTGACGCTTGACCGAACCtgggaaattaattaaaacgggCTCCAAAGGTCACTAACATTTGTAACCCTCTAAAAGGGAGACCTCTTAAACCTCGGACCCGCGTCAATAAATAATGGCCTCTGAAATGTCTTAAAACTAGCTCTGAGTGTGAAAATGGCATTCCCATTACGACTGTCGTAGTGGCGAGCTATGAATTACACATTTTTGCTAGACTGCTGGTTAGATTGAATTTGATCCTTGGATGCAGGAGACTGTAGCTAATGTTAGTTTCTAAATCAATAGGATTTCATTTCTGTTTTATGTAAGTaatgcagtatttttttttcgttgagagTATGAGTATGAGTATTTAAGCaaaatttaagaatattattttaaaataatattaatttaaaatgtaatgtgATGTAAAGTGCCCACTGTGTCTGCATTGAACTATATTGCTAGCGTACTCACGTAGTAGTAATATCTCAGTGTGTGTCTGTGATGATTTCagcaatttaattattattaaataaattgaatattagtTCTTTTGAACTCACCATTCGTATTCCTACTAAATCTGACTggtaaatttaagaatttttgCTAGTTTACCCTTTCgtattaaatacaaaacatcGTATTCACACATTGGCATTCTTATTCGCAAGCAAGGATTGCAAACACAATAGTTTTTCAGCGCATGTAGGAATTTCTCAGACGACTTACTCCGCAGCGATCCTGTTTTCCCGGGATTTCCCGTAAGCCATTGCATTCTACCGGGAAGCCTGGATTTCTTTCcacttttcagttttatatagCTCCGAGATCGGAGAGCTCCTTAACAATGATTTATTTCCATGACGCTATTTGAAGCTTGGCGTAGGAGGCGAAATGCGAGATTTAATTGGTTTTTGATATTGATATTAAGTCAATATAACATGAAgttaatataaagaaaatatttcaatagtCTACGTAATGTATCGAATGTTATTTCTACTTTCTCCAATTTGcgattgaaataattttaagaagaTCATTTAGATAGGTACACGTTCAGATGATtacgaaaatatattaaaccggttcttttttaaatttttaaacctCATTCCAAAAATCAAAGGATATTCTAAAGTAGTAGCGttgatattgattttatttagcatGATATTGATGATAATAACCATAGATACCATTGGCTATATAAACGGCGTTCTAATGAAAAATTTctgtgaatttaaaaaataattaacaccAAACCCGTTTAGGATTGGTTACGGctgtttttgtattattttcaaataattttattgttaaggCGTAATATAAGcgattattttatgaatattaaacaGATATAACAGTGTCTGGTAGTAGAATGATCGTGTTTCtagttatatttgtttttggtGCGTCATTCAATTTTGTGAGCACAGGTGTgtccatattttttatatttattaatatgtaaataaaacattatttacatattaaaattaatgttaatcgTGAAAGAATAAAcgattaatacattattattgatgtgtattcttttaatggtttatatttaagtatgttAACATGTGtacctaaatttaattttattgctcATTAACTGAATGTCCGTCgttattataaagttaaattttcatataccTATGTTCCAGCTTCTGTAcctatattgttttgttttgttgtgtACCTACAAGCCACCATTGTTAATGAGGTAGGTATGCACAATTTCGCAAGCAGACAAATTGCGtagataggtatttatttcaaacaatctaccgattaatattttacaaaaatatgttcCTTTATGATCATGAGTATATTGGTCCATGGTATGATGAACATCCATTTCATGTCAACACAAATAGAATATTTGATTCTAGCATTCACATGCGGATCAAACGAGATATACGTAGACTGTCGGCAGATATGCCCGCCGCAATCTTGTAACATCTCCTACACGGAGTACACCTGTGACCCGCCTCCAGCCTGCGAACCTGGTTGCAACTGTATTGAGAACTATCTTAGAGATGGAAATGGTGTCTGCATTAAGAATGATGATTGTCCACCACGTAAGTATCTGTTGATTACATAAATCTTATcttgtactagctttccgcccgcggctttgccctctttgtataaaacctaataaattatacactaaaaccttcctttaGAAAGACTCTACCTATTGTACATACTATTGTACATAGGGAtttagggacagagaaagcgacttgcCTGAATGAATAGGTAGCTAATAAGCAATAAGACCACCCATTGCAAATAATTGTTGTTTCTTAAATTAAGTTTTTGGTGCAATAAAGTTGTTTTCACGTAAAAAGGTAAAGAtttgatacataataatattgtgttgtaGAATCAAAACATTAATCCTTTTAAAAACCACgaatcaaatattatattcatcgttataatgtacctatactAAATTTAATGatctttatgtttttattttcaaagaaGAGCACgaatttttcaaagaaaacttAAGTAATGAAACCATAGACGTAACACGTCGTTACAGTTAGTTTATGATATACGTCTATAAGCATTAAtgtgtatttaaattactacTAAACATAAACTAAATGTTGAAACAAAAAGCTTTGAATCGTGCACTACTAAATTATTACACTCCCAATTTAGCACCACAACCATGTGGAGAGAATGAAATACAATCGGATTGCAAACAGACCTGTCCCCCGCAAAGGTGTGACTATGATCCTAAGAAATTAGCCTGCAAACCCGGCCCCTGCCAACCTGGTTGCAATTGTATAGACGGTTATCTGAGGAATTCTGATGGTTTATGTGTGGCGAAAGATTCATGTCCTAAAGGTAAGGAATTCATTGTTTGCACTGTGTTGTAATAGCAGTTAAATCAAGTTAATACGccataatttaacaaaatcgGAATATTCTGATAGACGAGTATCTTACCAGAAACaacatatcatattatatgttatattatgttttactgGGCTTTAGTCTTACCAGCCTAACTTATACTGCCCTATCATCCATCCTTTAGGCTATATGTACTATCTTATGAGAACGAAAAAGTTCCCAAGTTAATGTACCTACGTACTAATTAACAAATCACACAAGAATTGACTAAAACTCTGTATTTCCTTTAAGCTCTTCCCGATTGTGGTGAAAATGCGACACCTGCAGTGTGTACAAAGCAGTGTCCTCCGCAAACTTGTGCCTCTTTGTTAGTATCTACTAACAGACCATGTATACCTGGTCCGTGCCGTCGAGGGTGTAATTGTATAGATGGATATCTCAAAGATGCTGATAGCAATTGCATTTTGAAGGAAAACTGTCCGAAAAGtatgtagttattttaaatagattaatCATTAAAGGCATTAGGTAGCATTctcaatgatattataaacgcgaaaatatgtttgtttgtttgtctttctttcacgTTGCTACGGATGTATTTACAATATGATTTTTGTGTTTGGAGATAGGAATTGCAGAGATACAGAATACTCATTGCTGTTGTGAAACATTTAATTCATCTATTTCTTCTTCAgttactattttttatgatatatttcaattatctAAGACATTGCAGATCAGGATCAATCGTCGGTTGGTGAGGAGTCTTATTGTGAATCCAGCGTAGCCTCCTCTTCATCTAGCAGTTCTTTTTCTTCAGTTACCAATTCTCAGAGCTCAGCAAGCAATACAGATAATACATACGTTGATATCTCAGACACTCCTGAAAACGAAACTGAAGGTatgagaaaaatattaaaactagaaataaatttaaaagtttttgggTTAATACAATGTACCTATATGATACCATTGGTGCTGGTACCCTCCTGGGGTAGTCCATTAATTAGGTAGCGGAATCTCCATTCCTTTGTATATCATTAATAGATTGACAATATTTTGCGAAAGAATAAAAGACTATCAGCAATTTTCAAATTCACTACACAATGCTCTggaaaaactaaacaaaacaaaaattcttTTCAGGGACCAATAGCTGTCGTCAGAATGAAACATACGTGTATTGTAATGCTGGATGTCTAACGAACTACTGTCCCACTGATGATGGAAGGGGGATAATAGCATGCAGTCTACCAAAACCTTGTCCGCCCGGTTGCGCTTGCCAGGAAAATTATAAGAGACTGAGCGTTGACGATAATAGGTGCATTTTGGCATCAGAATGTCGTAAGTTCTTATCGTGTTTATTATAACAAGACGTACTAGATTCTAGGCTGTTTTCATAATACCTAGTATCAAATCTGATTAagaaaatttagaaaaataatgctTATAGctacttaaaattacttgcttgaaatttttatttcttagctcgagaatataatatttagttaatCTTTAactatagatattagatattatattattattatttttatattttacactgaTATCTAAATAATACATGTTATATGGCACTGTTTTTAAATGTCAGaaataaaagtacctacatttgCTCGAAAATTTAATTGGTTTCCTTTGATCTGAGAATAAACTCTATGGCCAAAAATCATATGCATTTGGTAAGCGTTTGCGAAGTCAAGGTGAATATTATACAGCAgaccaataaaatatatcattaattaaattaccgACCGTTAAACGGTTAGTGGCAGTAATATTCGAAGCGCATTACAGCAAAGTTACTCTCACTGGACCGAGATATTGACTTAGCTGTTGTAAAgcgtttaaattaaacttcCAAACTATGCTTTAGCTAACAACTCtaggaaaattattttattacccaACCGTTTATAAGAGGGAAGTATTGTGAAAGCGGCCTCATTAAATAGTATACAGTTTGCagttttttaagaaatcaAAAAACACGCTCGGTGCTACTCTTTTCAACTATAAAACCTCTCGCAAAAggttttttaatgtaatgatAAACTAGTATTTCAATCTGCCAGAATATTTAGAAGTCTCGATGGTCACGaagtaaaatatgtttgttcCCTAATTTATTATCCGATATAATCAATTTACAATAATCCATGCAAAGATAATAATCTTATGCTGGATTtatttaggctggttgcagagcttgaccgaccatcagtgcgtacgtcagtcacgcttgtcatatgtatggaaattcataaaacctttcatagctagaccgaccatacgcacgcgtattgtcatgcgcattagtgtcatagtcatacaattcttgatgcgtatcgtcatgtcaggaccgacggtacgcactgacggtcggtcaagctctgcaaccagccttaattTGAACTTTTCCATTGTATCGTACCCATGGTACGTagtataataatgaataactCAAATCGACATGCATGATCGCATTCCAAACATCCGTACTTTCATATCGATAGAAGCGTATAAATTACAGATTGACTTGTAATCAttgactttaataaaaaaaataatattataatatatttccaaCAGCTCCAGTGACCTGTACAAGGCCCCACGAAGTGTGGTACCCCTGTCCAGCACCATGCTTCTCGGATAGCTGCCGTGATATAGGTGTAGAGAGAGAATGTTATAGTTCGGGCTGTGAACCACAATGTGCCTGTGAACAGGGGTACTATAGAAACGATAGTGGGGACTGCGTTTTAGAAGAGAATTGCTAGAGGTAAAGTTATTAGGTTGAAAAATTTGCAAGAAGAATATCTTATGGGTTAGGAGATACTGATGAtaagatttttcaaattttggTTATATTCTTATTTGAGTTTTCAGATTTATTAACTGTCCTTattgctatattttattaaaaattaaaatgacctaatatgtttttttaaatgcccgtattttatttttcagacgTTTCAGACATACCTACACCTGAAGTATACATCAAAAGAATTCAGATtcagattaaaattaaaaacataataaaaaaaaatattttgtattcactTGCACCGTTTTATTTGTGAACAATAAAGACATTGTACAAGTTCAAGCAGTTCAAGGTTAcataattgatatttaaaaaatattaatcgaccattttttttatttcctttccAATATTTGCactaaattacatttaaccgaatttgtatattaaatgctattatatatttgttttgtttgtttcattaCGTTCGTATTTACTTGTGTTTtcgtatttcaattattttaaaatactagcttaccgcccgcggcttcgcccgctttgtctaaaacctaataaattatatactaaaaccgtcctcttgaatcactctatctattaacaaaatccgttgcgtatttttaaagatttaagcatacaaagggacataggggcagagaaagcgactttgttttatacctactatgtagtgatgtaagTCATTGTAAGATATTACAGAATATCTGTTAGAATGGGAAATACTGTAGGTATGTTACCACTTTCATCATAATGTAAGAATTAAGGAACCTAGGTTAAATAATgtaactaaatataataaaaatccaaTAGTACACCATAATTGTATGACACAAATTAAGAGAGATACACCGTGACAATGCTTTTGACAATCAGTACGGTTGGCAAAATAAAcgaaatcattattttaatactattatttctttattactgaaataattataataattacatataaaaacagTAATATGTGtctctatatatttttttgttcttaaaaggtacaataataataaataaataaataaataaataaataaatacactttaTTCAGCACCAAGTAAATacatgtaaaaaaaagaaacagacaatatattataaagctaaaa encodes:
- the LOC123695098 gene encoding SCO-spondin-like isoform X1, which gives rise to MIVFLVIFVFGASFNFVSTAFTCGSNEIYVDCRQICPPQSCNISYTEYTCDPPPACEPGCNCIENYLRDGNGVCIKNDDCPPPPQPCGENEIQSDCKQTCPPQRCDYDPKKLACKPGPCQPGCNCIDGYLRNSDGLCVAKDSCPKALPDCGENATPAVCTKQCPPQTCASLLVSTNRPCIPGPCRRGCNCIDGYLKDADSNCILKENCPKNIADQDQSSVGEESYCESSVASSSSSSSFSSVTNSQSSASNTDNTYVDISDTPENETEGTNSCRQNETYVYCNAGCLTNYCPTDDGRGIIACSLPKPCPPGCACQENYKRLSVDDNRCILASECPPVTCTRPHEVWYPCPAPCFSDSCRDIGVERECYSSGCEPQCACEQGYYRNDSGDCVLEENC
- the LOC123695098 gene encoding zonadhesin-like isoform X3 codes for the protein MIVFLVIFVFGASFNFVSTAFTCGSNEIYVDCRQICPPQSCNISYTEYTCDPPPACEPGCNCIENYLRDGNGVCIKNDDCPPPLPDCGENATPAVCTKQCPPQTCASLLVSTNRPCIPGPCRRGCNCIDGYLKDADSNCILKENCPKNIADQDQSSVGEESYCESSVASSSSSSSFSSVTNSQSSASNTDNTYVDISDTPENETEGTNSCRQNETYVYCNAGCLTNYCPTDDGRGIIACSLPKPCPPGCACQENYKRLSVDDNRCILASECPPVTCTRPHEVWYPCPAPCFSDSCRDIGVERECYSSGCEPQCACEQGYYRNDSGDCVLEENC
- the LOC123695098 gene encoding SCO-spondin-like isoform X2; its protein translation is MIVFLVIFVFGASFNFVSTAFTCGSNEIYVDCRQICPPQSCNISYTEYTCDPPPACEPGCNCIENYLRDGNGVCIKNDDCPPPPQPCGENEIQSDCKQTCPPQRCDYDPKKLACKPGPCQPGCNCIDGYLRNSDGLCVAKDSCPKALPDCGENATPAVCTKQCPPQTCASLLVSTNRPCIPGPCRRGCNCIDGYLKDADSNCILKENCPKNQDQSSVGEESYCESSVASSSSSSSFSSVTNSQSSASNTDNTYVDISDTPENETEGTNSCRQNETYVYCNAGCLTNYCPTDDGRGIIACSLPKPCPPGCACQENYKRLSVDDNRCILASECPPVTCTRPHEVWYPCPAPCFSDSCRDIGVERECYSSGCEPQCACEQGYYRNDSGDCVLEENC